Proteins encoded together in one Bombus affinis isolate iyBomAffi1 chromosome 2, iyBomAffi1.2, whole genome shotgun sequence window:
- the LOC126924554 gene encoding dynein axonemal intermediate chain 2 isoform X1, whose amino-acid sequence MKNINMQYTYTKKRLQFGKQCNFTNYEKVEADIKPHAESMTHYIQIDPVTQGTQCSKICSVHEVNTNTATFRDSGMYHSEGGWPKDLNAKDIEQTVRYKRKIEKDELYIHTMLQLLPPMEQCILQNNVCNIYEQYFSYMEPISLIQRVYSRTVNVYRDILPIKRQITHLSWSPDQGNRFAASYCNTDFKNAINDNPQSYIWDVENPNTPCVILKPFCPILTLEYNPKDSNILISGLMTGQVACWDIRKGSEPIETSLVEFSHRDLCNEVLWINSKTSTEFFSASKDGQIMWWDIRKLQMPTETLVIDLCKPDDQNIDKATGISALQFEPSMGTRFMCGLENGIVISGNRKGKTSSEKIATRFKAQYGPIISLERNPTFVKNFLTVGDWTTRIWSEDCKESCIAWTPGHRDFLMGGAWSITRFSVFFLIKMDGTLDVWDLLIQQDSPVLSVKVCDEVLTYIKPHEQGQLATIANKKGTTFLLEFSEALTANQKNDKLLFTALLDRETRREKIKEAKNREQRLKMKSLRNINTETECTTGSTKNDEKDLKCSNSNTNDVVLIHCEEDYDNVIKAELLKEEGTNNEIS is encoded by the exons ATGAAAAACATCAATATGCAATACACTTATACAAAAAAGAGGTTACAATTTGGAAAACAATGTAACTTCACAAATTATGAAAAAGTAGAAGCTGATATTAAACCACATGCAGAATCTATGACTCACTATATTCAAATAGATCCTGTAACTCAAGGAACTCAATGTAGCAAAATATGTTCTGTTCATGAG GTAAATACAAATACTGCAACATTCCGAGATAGTGGTATGTATCATTCTGAAGGTGGTTGGCCAAAAGATTTAAATGCGAAAGATATAGAACAGACAGTGAGATATAAGCGCAAAATAGAAAAAGATGAACTGTATATTCATACAATGCTTCAATTGTTGCCt CCGATGGAACAGTGTATTTTGCAAAATAATGTTTGTAATATTTATGAACAATACTTCAGTTATATGGAACCAATTTCTTTAATACAACGAGTATATTCACGTACAGTGAATGTATATCGTGATATTTTACCAATAAAAAGACAAATAACACATCTTTCTTGGTCACCGGATCAAGGAAATCGTTTTGCAGCTAGTTACTGCAATACTGACTTTAAAAACGCAATAAATGACAATCCTCAGTCATATATTTGGGATGTAG AAAATCCAAATACGCCTTGTGTAATCTTAAAACCATTTTGTCCAATTTTAACATTGGAATATAATCCTAAAGATAGTAATATACTGATTAGTGGTTTAATGACTGGTCAAGTGGCTTGTTGGGATATTAGAAAAGGATCAGAACCAATTGAAACAAGTTTAGTGGAATTTAGCCACAGGGATTTATGCAATGAGGTTTTATGGATAAATTCTAAAACTAGCACAGAATTTTTCAGTGCTTCCAAAGACGGACAA ATAATGTGGTGGGATATCAGAAAATTACAAATGCCTACAGAAACATTGGTAATAGATTTATGTAAACCTGATGATCAAAATATTGATAAAGCAACTGGGATTTCAGCATTACAATTTGAACCATCTATGGGTACACGTTTTATGTGTGGTCTTGAAAATG GTATAGTAATATCAGGAAATCGCAAAGGGAAAACTTCAAGTGAGAAAATTGCAACGAGATTCAAGGCACAATATGGACCTATAATAAGTTTAGAAAGAAACCCAACAtttgttaaaaattttttaacagttgGTGACTGGACGACAAGAATATGGTCTGAAGATTGTAAAGAATCTTGTATTGCATGGACACc TGGTCATAGAGATTTTTTAATGGGTGGAGCATGGAGCATAACAcgattttctgtattttttttaataaaaatggatGGAACTCTGGATGTATGGGATTTGTTGATTCAACAAGATTCTCCAGTTCTTAGTGTGAAA GTTTGTGATGAAGTGCTAACATATATAAAACCACATGAACAAGGACAATTAGCAACAATTGCTAATAAGAAAGGAACAACATTTTTACTTGAATTTTCAGAAGCATTAACAGCTAATCAAAAAAATGATAAACTTTTATTTACAGCA CTTCTTGATAGAGAAACACGCAgagaaaagataaaagaagcTAAAAATAGAGAACAGAGATTGAAAATGAAATCCCTTCGAAATATCAATACTGAAACTGAATGCACTACAGGAAGCACAAAAAATGATGAGAAAGATCTAAAATGTTCTAATTCTAATACTAATGATGTAGTACTAATACATTGTGAAGAAGACTATGATAATGTTATAAAGGCA GAATTACTAAAAGAAGAGGGAACAAATAATGAAATATCATAA
- the LOC126924554 gene encoding dynein axonemal intermediate chain 2 isoform X2, producing MKNINMQYTYTKKRLQFGKQCNFTNYEKVEADIKPHAESMTHYIQIDPVTQGTQCSKICSVHEVNTNTATFRDSGMYHSEGGWPKDLNAKDIEQTVRYKRKIEKDELYIHTMLQLLPPMEQCILQNNVCNIYEQYFSYMEPISLIQRVYSRTVNVYRDILPIKRQITHLSWSPDQGNRFAASYCNTDFKNAINDNPQSYIWDVENPNTPCVILKPFCPILTLEYNPKDSNILISGLMTGQVACWDIRKGSEPIETSLVEFSHRDLCNEVLWINSKTSTEFFSASKDGQIMWWDIRKLQMPTETLVIDLCKPDDQNIDKATGISALQFEPSMGTRFMCGLENGIVISGNRKGKTSSEKIATRFKAQYGPIISLERNPTFVKNFLTVGDWTTRICGHRDFLMGGAWSITRFSVFFLIKMDGTLDVWDLLIQQDSPVLSVKVCDEVLTYIKPHEQGQLATIANKKGTTFLLEFSEALTANQKNDKLLFTALLDRETRREKIKEAKNREQRLKMKSLRNINTETECTTGSTKNDEKDLKCSNSNTNDVVLIHCEEDYDNVIKAELLKEEGTNNEIS from the exons ATGAAAAACATCAATATGCAATACACTTATACAAAAAAGAGGTTACAATTTGGAAAACAATGTAACTTCACAAATTATGAAAAAGTAGAAGCTGATATTAAACCACATGCAGAATCTATGACTCACTATATTCAAATAGATCCTGTAACTCAAGGAACTCAATGTAGCAAAATATGTTCTGTTCATGAG GTAAATACAAATACTGCAACATTCCGAGATAGTGGTATGTATCATTCTGAAGGTGGTTGGCCAAAAGATTTAAATGCGAAAGATATAGAACAGACAGTGAGATATAAGCGCAAAATAGAAAAAGATGAACTGTATATTCATACAATGCTTCAATTGTTGCCt CCGATGGAACAGTGTATTTTGCAAAATAATGTTTGTAATATTTATGAACAATACTTCAGTTATATGGAACCAATTTCTTTAATACAACGAGTATATTCACGTACAGTGAATGTATATCGTGATATTTTACCAATAAAAAGACAAATAACACATCTTTCTTGGTCACCGGATCAAGGAAATCGTTTTGCAGCTAGTTACTGCAATACTGACTTTAAAAACGCAATAAATGACAATCCTCAGTCATATATTTGGGATGTAG AAAATCCAAATACGCCTTGTGTAATCTTAAAACCATTTTGTCCAATTTTAACATTGGAATATAATCCTAAAGATAGTAATATACTGATTAGTGGTTTAATGACTGGTCAAGTGGCTTGTTGGGATATTAGAAAAGGATCAGAACCAATTGAAACAAGTTTAGTGGAATTTAGCCACAGGGATTTATGCAATGAGGTTTTATGGATAAATTCTAAAACTAGCACAGAATTTTTCAGTGCTTCCAAAGACGGACAA ATAATGTGGTGGGATATCAGAAAATTACAAATGCCTACAGAAACATTGGTAATAGATTTATGTAAACCTGATGATCAAAATATTGATAAAGCAACTGGGATTTCAGCATTACAATTTGAACCATCTATGGGTACACGTTTTATGTGTGGTCTTGAAAATG GTATAGTAATATCAGGAAATCGCAAAGGGAAAACTTCAAGTGAGAAAATTGCAACGAGATTCAAGGCACAATATGGACCTATAATAAGTTTAGAAAGAAACCCAACAtttgttaaaaattttttaacagttgGTGACTGGACGACAAGAATATG TGGTCATAGAGATTTTTTAATGGGTGGAGCATGGAGCATAACAcgattttctgtattttttttaataaaaatggatGGAACTCTGGATGTATGGGATTTGTTGATTCAACAAGATTCTCCAGTTCTTAGTGTGAAA GTTTGTGATGAAGTGCTAACATATATAAAACCACATGAACAAGGACAATTAGCAACAATTGCTAATAAGAAAGGAACAACATTTTTACTTGAATTTTCAGAAGCATTAACAGCTAATCAAAAAAATGATAAACTTTTATTTACAGCA CTTCTTGATAGAGAAACACGCAgagaaaagataaaagaagcTAAAAATAGAGAACAGAGATTGAAAATGAAATCCCTTCGAAATATCAATACTGAAACTGAATGCACTACAGGAAGCACAAAAAATGATGAGAAAGATCTAAAATGTTCTAATTCTAATACTAATGATGTAGTACTAATACATTGTGAAGAAGACTATGATAATGTTATAAAGGCA GAATTACTAAAAGAAGAGGGAACAAATAATGAAATATCATAA
- the LOC126924596 gene encoding uncharacterized protein LOC126924596: protein MEDSFNFSKLTKFLHQTLVFTEEVKNILKSNCDEAMYCLKPWYTEIHSQQEVNKDICTCVKFKDEVQEIAADISRTLIQTQQLREKLSSNITGRKTKYYAYECFQEIVGNKKQKVKNLNVSNKDIYSRQDHPGIKLNVEKASIDKGVQNEVTQRDAHITSKKTKNVNKQSISHSMKSSESKNFLVINKKNIKNITVVKDINRKMKNDVKSNTSITESKCIKFGQRNSVASTSELKCLIQKMSIKSDNCTLRNECRMKHPLHEGTISQHTGGQNLTLRTIVDSLNTIDIPEEIIKSLRVYHTYLNTECTERSFNEKQQKVLHTFLLEFNKMDEIAQKQLAHKSYIVTVLLKFISLFQTLFSKNIGIDVEDISSLYTKLRSAWKIYEMNEFKNKQILRNDICRTLHTVSSITECMSNGFWNLFYNQNLEGMSKICCMRYTNEDQLLPFFDVMQQVQHIQYYDDLMKIIAEDVLPNMNIFLDCTQLEYVKIYKMISILYQGLNSKIPILVRTDK from the exons ATGGAAGACTCGTTTAATTTTTCGAAACTGACTAAATTTTTACATCAAACCTTGGTATTTACAGAAGAAGtaaagaatatattaaaatcAAATTGTGATGAAGCAATGTATTGTTTAAAACCATGGTACACGGAAATACATTCCCAACAAGAAGTTAATAAAGATATTTGTACTTGTGTCAAA TTCAAAGATGAAGTTCAAGAAATTGCTGCAGATATTAGTAGAACATTGATACAAACACAACAATTGCGAGAAAAATTATCTTCCAATATCACGGgaagaaaaacaaaatattaCGCTTATGAATGTTTCCAAGAAATtg taggaaataaaaaacaaaaggtaaaaaatttaaatgtaaGCAATAAAGATATATATTCGAGACAAGACCATCCTGGTATAAAATTAAATGTTGAAAAAGCAAGTATTGATAAGGGAGTACAAAATGAAGTAACACAAAGAGATGCACATATTACATCGAAAAAAACGAAGAATGTTAATAAACAATCAATATCGCACTCAATGAAGTCGTCAGAAAGCAAGAATTtccttgtaataaataaaaagaatattaaaaatataacggTCGTTAAAGACATTAATCGCAAAATGAAAAATGATGTTAAATCTAATACTTCCATAACAGAG TCAAAATGTATTAAATTTGGTCAAAGAAATTCTGTAGCATCAACTAGTGAACTGAAATGTCTAATACAGAAAATGTCAATTAAATCTGATAATTGTACACTTCGTAATGAATGTAGAATGAAGCATCCATTACACGAAGGTACAATTTCACAACATACTGGTGGACAAAATTTAACACTTAGGACTATTGTAGATAGTTTAAATACAATTGACATCCCCGAAGAAATAATTAAGTCACTGAGAGTTTATCATACATATTTGAATACTGAATGTACAGAAAGATCATTCAATGAAAAACAACAAAAAGTGTTACATACATTTTTGctagaatttaataaaatg GATGAAATTGCACAAAAACAATTAGCACACAAGAGTTATATAGTAACTGTACttcttaaatttatttctttatttcaaaCTCTTTTCTCTAAAAACATAGGGATTgatgtagaagatattagttcGCTATACACAAAATTAAGATCTGCATGGAAAATTTATGAAATGaacgaatttaaaaataaacaaattttgaGAAATGATATATGCAGAACACTACATACTGTTTCTAGTATAACAGAATGCATGTCAAATGGATTTTGGAATCTTTTTTATAATCAAAATCTTGAAG GGATGTCCAAAATATGTTGTATGCGTTACACAAATGAAGATCAGTTATTGCCCTTCTTTGATGTAATGCAACAAGTACAACATATACAATACTATGATGATTTAATGAAGATTATTGCAGAAGATGTGCTTCCTAACATGAACATCTTTCTTGATTGTACACAATtagaatatgtaaaaatatataaaatgatttcTATTCTTTACCAAGGTTTAAATTCAAAAATTCCTATTTTAGTAAGGACTGATAAATAA
- the LOC126924603 gene encoding protein disulfide-isomerase: MKFFALIFAVTCYLTFTFAKIETEDSVLVLTKDNIAEAIGQNDYVLVEFYAPWCGHCKALAPEYAKAAKKLEEGGFSVKLAKVDATVETELAEKHGVRAYPTLKFYRKGSAIDYSGGRQADDIINWVIKKTGPAAKDLPTVEEAKSFIEARNVAIVGFFKDAESDGAKIFLEVANAVDDHVFGISSNEEVFSEYGVEDSKVVLFKKFDEGRSEFNDELDVKKLQNFISVHALPLVVDFNQDTAQKIFSGDIKSHLLVFLSEEAGHFEEYVEKIKEPAKKFRKEVLFVTINADKADHERILEFFGMKKNEVPAMRIIQLEQNMAKYKPENPELSSENVLEFVTAFIQGKLKKHLLTQDLPEDWNKKPVKVLVGTNFHEVAFDKTKNVLVEFYAPWCGHCQQLAPIYEALAEKYKDSEDLVIAKMDATENELEDIRIVNYPTITLYKKETNEAVSYKGERTLQGLSKFIDSDGTYGQAPEEAQEEDEDDDVPRKDEL, encoded by the exons ATGAAGTTCTTTGCATTAATATTTGCAGTGACTTGTTACCTTACTTTTACTTTTGCGAAAATTGAAACTGAAGACTCGGTTTTGGTACTTACAAAAGATAATATCGCAGAAGCTATCGGACAAAATGATTATGTGCTTGTTGAATTTT atGCACCATGGTGTGGACATTGTAAAGCTTTAGCACCTGAATATGCTAAAGCAGCCAAAAAGTTAGAGGAGGGTGGTTTCTCTGTAAAATTAGCTAAAGTTGATGCAACTGTTGAAACAGAATTAGCTGAGAAGCATGGAGTTCGTGCATATCCTACCCTTAAATTTTATCGTAAAGGTTCAGCTATTGATTACAGTGGTGGTCGTCAAGCAGATGATATTATTAACTGGGTAATAAAAAAGACTGGTCCAGCTGCTAAAGATTTGCCAACAGTCGAAGAAGCTAAATCATTTATCGAGGCACGAAATGTTGCCATTGTTGGGTTCTTTAag gATGCAGAATCAGATGgtgcaaaaatatttttagaagTTGCTAATGCTGTTGATGATCATGTATTTGGTATAAGTAGTAATGAAGAAGTTTTCAGTGAATATGGAGTAGAAGATAGTAAAGTTGTTTTGTTTAAGAAG TTCGATGAAGGCAGGAGTGAATTTAATGATGAACTTGatgttaaaaaattacaaaacttTATCTCTGTACATGCATTGCCTTTAGTTGTTGATTTTAATCAAGATACTGCACAAAAGATATTTAGTGGTGATATTAAAAGCCATCTGCTTGTCTTCCTTAGTGAAGAAGCTGGTCATTTTGAAGAATATGTAGAAAAGATTAAAGAACCAGCAAAGAAGTTCCGTAAAGAG GTTTTGTTTGTAACAATTAATGCTGATAAAGCTGATCATGAACGCATTTTAGAATTCTTTGGTATGAAGAAAAATGAAGTACCTGCTATGCGTATTATACAACTTGAACAGAATATGGCTAAGTACAAGCCAGAAAACCCAGAATTATCTAGTGAAAATGTTTTGGAATTTGTAACTGCATTTATTCAAGGCAAATTGAAAAAACATTTACTTACACAAGATTTACCTGAAGACTGGAATAAGAAACCTGTAAAAGTTCTTGTTGGTACTAACTTCCATGAAGTTGCTTTTGATAAAACGAAGAACGTTTTAGTTGAATTTTATGCTCCATGGTGTGGACACTGCCAACAATTAGCTCCTATATATGAAGCA CTTGCAGAAAAATATAAAGACAGTGAAGATTTAGTTATAGCAAAAATGGATGCTACTGAAAATGAATTAGAAGATATAAGAATTGTTAATTACCCTACAATTACTCtctacaaaaaagaaacaaatgaa GCTGTATCATACAAAGGTGAAAGAACACTTCAAGGACTTTCTAAGTTCATTGATTCTGATGGTACTTATGGTCAAGCCCCAGAAGAA GCtcaagaagaagatgaagatgaTGATGTGCCAAGAAAAGATGAATTATag
- the LOC126924678 gene encoding methyltransferase-like protein 22: protein MTLYTVTSEIFTENENSYIKCKNDNVISSFIFKYPSYMIKPKCLNGLTRDNDDDIDIDRQQEGKLLIEHHISTELQYVGLQVWRGALLLADYILSNPDLFRDKVVLELGAGVGLTSIVASFLAKEVICTDIDVKGILKLIHRNFMRNKAYIKSKVDIKGLDFLNLKWPTFYKKRIDEPTIILAADVIYDEIITKGFVQTLTELLNSNVQKVVYITLEKRYVFTTANMETTAPMYEEFLDLIKVKQFNWHVEYIKIDFPQYFKYNRLEQMVLIKIKNKLSK, encoded by the exons ATGACATTGTATACAGTAACATCAGAAATATTTACAGAAAATGAAAATTcttatataaaatgtaaaaatgacA ATGTAATATCCAGCTTTATTTTTAAGTACCCATCCTATATGATTAAACCAAAATGTCTTAATGGCTTAACTcgtgataatgatgatgatataGATATAGATAGGCAACAAGAAGGAAAATTATTAATag aacACCATATATCTACAGAATTACAATATGTTGGATTGCAAGTATGGCGAGGTGCATTATTACTAGCTGATTATATTTTATCCAATCCTGATTTATTTAGAGATAAGGTAGTTCTAGAGTTAGGTGCTGGAGTTGGCCTAACTAGCATAGTAGCTAGTTTCCTAGCAAAAGAAGTAATTTGTACAG ACATTGATGTAAAAGGGATATTGAAATTAATACATAGAAACTTTATGAGAAATAAAGCTTATATTAAGTCTAAAGTTGACATTAAAGGATTAGATTTCTTGAATTTAAAATGGCctacattttacaaaaaaagaATAGATGAACCAACTATTATTCTAGCTGCTGATG TAATTTATGATGAAATCATAACAAAAGGATTTGTTCAAACATTAACAGAACTTTTAAATTCAAATGTACAGAAAGTTGTTTATATTACTTTGGAGAAAAGATATGTTTTTACTACAGCCAATATGGAAACTACTGCTCCAATGTATGAAGAATTTTTAGATCTTATTAAAGTAAAGCAATTTAATTGGCATGTTGAGTATATTAAAATAGATTTTCcacaatatttcaaatataatagaTTAGAACAGATGGttctcataaaaataaaaaacaagttaagtaaataa